One Gordonia mangrovi genomic region harbors:
- a CDS encoding arabinosyltransferase domain-containing protein, which yields MTDTPTTDAPSTGKRRPRIDHRTAKIVAAVAGLLGFLLAIVTPLLPVNQSTAELNWPQGDGVGNVAAPLVSYVPIDMDVSVPCALAAELPASGGMLLSTIPAGGQDAAARALMIRATSDALLVTDRDVVILTTPRAAAQANPDCRIVFHADGDGVQARVDNVSGDGLHTYSVPDHEMRPQVVGVYTDLPDTASRDGLSLHATIDTRYVSTPSPLKVAVIVIGILMTLLSLIALGVLDRADRRSHKRFLPSGWWTIRGPDIAVFAILAFWWIAGANTSDDGYNFTVGRIAGEAGYADNYFRYFGVPQDPFGWHFQVISAMTHVSLAAPWMRLPAFLLGLLGWWLISREVIPRLGRAVRNSTPAVWSAAFVFLAIWLPYNNGLRPEPAEAVGALLTWCCVERAIATRRLLPYAVAVVTAAFTLALAPGGLMAVAALLAGIRPIIKTLVTRRHRDGLLPLLAPILAAGTAVLYQIFLDQPLAPLIAGNKVASDVGPTLEWWSEPVRYYYLILPTADGTLARRFGVLIMILCLVVVLLRLLRREHPNGVARAPIWRLIAVTLGTMFFIAFTPTKWTHHFGVYAGIAGGLAAAAGAMMAPAILRSRRNRTFFAAAVLGVTAISFTGTNGWWFVGSFGIPWWDRPPSIAGIKVGWAILVIAVLTALVGLWFHFRDDYVDEQTRTRGGTGRLSKLKFSPLPVISAFMVIFMVLSFVKGAYEQRDSWSWLKSNARALTGNECALADDVLVEADPNTGLLAPAAVDGRAAPDISAALAGSTTPPGFTPNGVPNRLSIDSTEDQDAATTSAQNTAQTGAGADESTETSESAQGGTEGGQGARGVNGSTVSLPFGLNPANTPVLGSYGSPSGTGSLTTDWYQLPPRSDDAPLLTIAVAGSVEAVDGLGVLHPGQQVTMQFGRTEADGSVTPVGMMSPIDIGEVPIWRNLRYPLADAPPRADVVRVQVRDTAGAPSEWVAITPPRVTTLQTLNDVVGTTDPVFIDWLPGLVFPCQQPMAVSNGVLEVPQWRIMPDAEATRKNSQTWMSGKAGGPLGITEAMLTPTLLPTYLRNNWGRDWGGLQRFAEIDPAPPAELDLGTARRSGLYDPAPMRSSGY from the coding sequence ATGACTGACACACCGACGACCGACGCGCCCTCGACCGGCAAGCGTCGGCCGCGCATCGATCACCGGACCGCCAAGATCGTCGCGGCGGTGGCCGGGCTGCTCGGCTTTCTCCTCGCGATCGTCACGCCGCTGCTGCCGGTCAATCAGTCCACCGCGGAACTGAACTGGCCGCAGGGCGACGGGGTCGGCAACGTGGCCGCGCCGTTGGTGTCGTATGTGCCGATCGACATGGACGTCTCGGTGCCGTGTGCACTCGCGGCCGAGCTACCCGCTTCCGGCGGCATGCTGTTATCCACCATCCCAGCCGGCGGGCAGGACGCCGCGGCACGGGCTCTGATGATCCGTGCGACCTCCGACGCGTTGCTCGTCACCGACCGTGACGTGGTCATCCTCACCACGCCGCGCGCCGCGGCACAGGCGAACCCGGACTGCCGCATCGTGTTCCACGCCGACGGTGACGGCGTACAGGCACGCGTCGACAACGTCAGCGGCGACGGCCTGCACACCTACTCGGTACCGGACCACGAGATGCGACCGCAGGTCGTCGGCGTCTACACCGACCTGCCGGACACCGCATCGCGCGACGGTCTGTCGCTGCACGCCACCATCGACACCCGCTACGTCAGCACCCCCTCGCCGCTCAAGGTCGCGGTGATCGTGATCGGCATTCTCATGACGCTCCTGTCGCTGATCGCGCTCGGCGTCCTCGACCGCGCGGACCGACGCAGCCACAAGCGTTTCCTGCCGTCGGGCTGGTGGACCATCCGGGGCCCGGACATCGCGGTGTTCGCCATCCTCGCGTTCTGGTGGATCGCCGGGGCCAACACCTCCGACGACGGCTACAACTTCACCGTCGGCCGCATCGCCGGCGAAGCGGGCTACGCAGACAACTACTTCCGCTATTTCGGTGTGCCCCAGGACCCGTTCGGCTGGCATTTCCAGGTCATCTCGGCGATGACGCACGTCAGCCTCGCCGCGCCGTGGATGCGACTCCCCGCGTTCCTGCTCGGTCTGCTCGGCTGGTGGCTGATCAGCCGGGAGGTGATCCCGCGCCTCGGGCGTGCGGTCCGCAACAGCACCCCGGCGGTGTGGTCGGCGGCGTTCGTGTTCCTGGCGATCTGGTTGCCCTACAACAACGGTCTGCGACCCGAACCGGCCGAGGCCGTCGGTGCGTTGCTCACCTGGTGCTGTGTGGAACGCGCCATCGCCACCCGCCGGTTGCTGCCCTACGCCGTCGCCGTGGTGACCGCCGCATTCACCCTCGCCCTCGCTCCGGGCGGACTGATGGCCGTCGCGGCGCTGCTCGCCGGCATCCGGCCGATCATCAAGACGTTGGTGACCCGACGGCACCGGGACGGCCTGCTGCCCCTGCTCGCACCGATCCTGGCCGCCGGCACCGCCGTGCTGTATCAGATCTTCCTCGATCAACCGTTGGCGCCGCTCATCGCCGGTAACAAGGTCGCCTCCGACGTCGGCCCCACCCTGGAGTGGTGGTCGGAACCGGTGCGCTACTACTACCTGATCCTGCCGACCGCCGACGGCACCCTCGCGCGTCGGTTCGGTGTGCTGATCATGATCTTGTGCCTGGTGGTGGTGCTGCTGCGGCTGCTGCGTCGCGAGCACCCCAACGGCGTTGCCCGCGCCCCGATCTGGCGGCTCATCGCGGTCACGCTGGGCACGATGTTCTTCATCGCGTTCACCCCCACCAAATGGACGCACCATTTCGGTGTGTACGCCGGCATCGCCGGTGGCCTGGCGGCTGCGGCCGGCGCCATGATGGCCCCGGCGATCCTGCGCTCCCGGCGCAACCGGACGTTCTTCGCCGCCGCAGTCCTCGGGGTCACCGCCATCTCGTTCACCGGCACCAACGGCTGGTGGTTCGTGGGCAGCTTCGGCATTCCGTGGTGGGATCGGCCGCCGTCGATCGCGGGGATCAAGGTCGGCTGGGCCATTCTGGTCATCGCGGTCCTGACCGCGCTGGTCGGCCTGTGGTTCCACTTCCGCGACGACTACGTCGACGAGCAGACCCGCACCCGCGGTGGCACCGGCCGGCTGTCGAAGCTGAAGTTCTCACCGCTCCCGGTGATCTCGGCGTTCATGGTGATCTTCATGGTGCTGTCCTTCGTCAAGGGTGCCTACGAGCAGCGCGACAGCTGGTCGTGGCTGAAGTCCAATGCCCGCGCGTTGACCGGCAACGAGTGTGCGCTGGCCGACGATGTCCTGGTGGAGGCGGACCCGAATACCGGGCTGCTGGCGCCGGCGGCCGTCGACGGGCGTGCGGCACCGGACATCTCGGCGGCGCTGGCCGGTTCCACGACCCCGCCCGGTTTCACCCCGAACGGCGTGCCCAACCGGCTGTCGATCGACTCCACCGAGGATCAGGACGCCGCGACGACGTCGGCGCAGAACACCGCTCAGACCGGCGCCGGCGCCGACGAGTCCACCGAGACCAGCGAATCCGCGCAGGGCGGCACCGAGGGTGGCCAAGGTGCGCGGGGCGTCAATGGCTCCACCGTGAGTCTGCCGTTCGGCCTGAACCCGGCGAACACCCCCGTGCTGGGCAGCTACGGCTCCCCCTCCGGCACCGGCTCGCTGACCACCGACTGGTACCAACTACCGCCCCGCAGTGACGATGCGCCGCTGCTGACGATCGCCGTCGCGGGCTCGGTGGAGGCCGTCGACGGACTGGGGGTGCTGCATCCGGGTCAGCAGGTGACCATGCAGTTCGGCCGGACCGAGGCCGACGGCAGCGTCACCCCGGTGGGGATGATGTCGCCGATCGACATCGGCGAGGTGCCGATCTGGCGCAACCTGCGTTATCCGCTGGCCGACGCTCCGCCGCGCGCGGACGTGGTGCGCGTTCAGGTGCGCGACACCGCCGGTGCACCGTCGGAATGGGTGGCCATCACCCCGCCCCGCGTCACCACGCTGCAGACACTCAACGACGTCGTGGGCACCACCGATCCGGTGTTCATCGACTGGCTGCCCGGTTTGGTCTTCCCCTGCCAACAGCCGATGGCGGTGTCCAACGGCGTGCTCGAGGTGCCGCAGTGGCGGATCATGCCCGACGCGGAGGCGACGCGGAAGAACAGCCAGACCTGGATGTCGGGTAAGGCCGGCGGACCGCTGGGCATCACCGAGGCGATGCTCACGCCGACCCTGCTGCCGACCTACCTACGCAACAACTGGGGTCGCGACTGGGGCGGGCTGCAACGCTTCGCCGAGATCGACCCGGCGCCGCCGGCCGAACTCGACCTCGGGACGGCACGCCGGTCCGGACTCTACGACCCGGCACCGATGCGGTCGAGCGGGTACTGA
- a CDS encoding VIT1/CCC1 transporter family protein: protein MATETEHQHSGEPHQGSLSNRLNWLRAGVLGANDGIVSTAGIVVGVAAATTDRGAIFTAGIAGLAAGAVSMALGEYVSVSTQRDTEQSLLDKERRELDEQPEEEFDELVGLYEAKGLSHDTACRVATELTDKDAFEAHVDVELGIDPDELTNPWQAAGSSAVAFTIGALLPLIAILLPAPDWRIPVAFVAVLVALALTGATGAALGGSRPWRPMVRVVVGGAIAMVVTYAIGLLVGHTIV from the coding sequence ATGGCCACCGAGACCGAGCACCAGCACAGCGGCGAACCTCATCAGGGTTCGCTGTCCAATCGGCTGAACTGGTTGCGGGCCGGCGTTCTCGGCGCCAACGACGGCATCGTGTCCACCGCGGGCATCGTCGTCGGTGTCGCCGCCGCGACCACCGACCGCGGCGCGATCTTCACCGCGGGCATCGCCGGCCTCGCCGCCGGTGCCGTGTCGATGGCATTGGGTGAGTACGTGTCGGTCAGCACGCAGCGCGACACCGAGCAGAGTCTGCTGGACAAGGAACGTCGCGAACTCGACGAGCAGCCCGAGGAGGAGTTCGACGAACTCGTGGGCCTCTACGAGGCGAAAGGGCTCAGCCATGACACCGCGTGTCGGGTCGCCACGGAACTCACCGACAAGGATGCGTTCGAGGCGCATGTCGATGTCGAGCTGGGCATCGATCCCGACGAGCTGACCAATCCGTGGCAGGCCGCCGGGTCGTCGGCCGTGGCGTTCACCATCGGCGCCCTGCTGCCACTCATCGCGATCCTTCTCCCCGCGCCCGACTGGCGTATCCCGGTCGCCTTCGTCGCCGTGCTCGTCGCCTTGGCCCTGACCGGCGCGACCGGTGCCGCGCTCGGCGGGTCCCGGCCGTGGCGACCGATGGTGCGGGTGGTGGTCGGCGGGGCGATCGCCATGGTCGTGACCTACGCGATCGGACTGTTGGTGGGTCACACCATCGTCTGA
- a CDS encoding oxygenase MpaB family protein yields MATVDHYQHAHVADVRASRHRRRIRRTGDLVTGLGPTIAGANVIMQLANPKVGHGVVESRVDSGSAVKHPIKRARTTGTFLAVALFGDEEDRRFVHEELRRIHDLVYSTAESPVRYSANDSRLQLWVAVCLMKYFVDQYELLYGPLSENERERIVGDARWLGTTLNVRPDQWPNSYAELQRYWDDELADMTIDPPVRTLLQQLSDLSFLRYRFGSAGTLAHKVLGRPMNYLINAGLPPEFRAMMHWRWTADDERLYDQTLRVARALDPATGRLMRGMLFAYVLDLRLRRRLGLRVF; encoded by the coding sequence ATGGCAACCGTCGACCACTACCAGCACGCGCACGTCGCGGATGTCCGCGCATCTCGCCACCGACGCCGCATCCGCCGGACCGGCGACCTGGTGACGGGGTTGGGTCCCACCATCGCCGGCGCGAACGTGATCATGCAGCTGGCCAACCCGAAGGTGGGGCACGGGGTGGTGGAGAGCCGCGTCGACTCCGGCAGCGCGGTCAAACATCCGATCAAGCGGGCCCGCACCACCGGTACGTTCCTGGCGGTCGCGCTGTTCGGTGACGAGGAGGACCGACGCTTCGTCCACGAGGAGCTGCGGCGCATCCACGACCTCGTCTACTCGACCGCCGAGAGCCCGGTTCGGTACAGCGCCAACGACTCGCGTCTGCAGTTGTGGGTCGCGGTGTGCCTGATGAAGTATTTCGTCGATCAGTACGAGCTGTTGTACGGGCCGCTGTCCGAGAACGAACGCGAGCGCATCGTCGGCGACGCCCGATGGTTGGGGACCACGTTGAACGTGCGCCCCGACCAGTGGCCGAACAGCTATGCGGAGCTGCAACGATACTGGGACGATGAACTCGCGGATATGACGATCGATCCACCGGTGCGCACACTCCTGCAACAGCTCTCGGACCTGTCCTTTCTCCGCTACCGGTTCGGTTCGGCGGGGACGTTGGCGCACAAGGTCCTCGGTCGGCCGATGAACTACCTGATCAACGCGGGACTGCCACCGGAGTTCCGCGCCATGATGCACTGGCGCTGGACCGCCGACGACGAGCGTCTCTACGACCAGACGCTGCGCGTGGCCCGCGCCCTCGATCCCGCAACCGGACGCCTCATGCGCGGCATGCTCTTCGCCTACGTCCTCGACCTGCGGTTGCGGCGACGGTTGGGGCTGAGAGTCTTCTGA
- a CDS encoding DICT sensory domain-containing protein, with translation MTPEVRQAPATEGGFTLFEDLELHMQFAPVCRLTDGALAAVELQLRGPSGTRLGTAEALRRAARLMEQHHTIDRRRRDMARSVQAQSVAKIVPLLVGLDLELFDELGDDTVEALERHVMVVLPSAVERSPQRTLARVAKARAAGKVICVDGLSSSDHAATLLTLIEPDIVVTAADLLDQNSNPESAQLAHTLAAHTERSQAVVVAEGVDDEARRVIAMTMGASFGIGALYPSVENPSALRTSTVVPLPEMPVWSTPAPDQHTPYAIAAASLVPRLGDKRLLIEMSKALEHQAAIGGASIVLGTFQHAEHFTRRTADRWRDMSEQTGLAGVYGVGLPDVRDGNVHRAPLDPDDDLVNEWNVAVLGPHFAALLSARDLHSGASDLDRTFDFVQSYDRLTVTQAVHSILRRFD, from the coding sequence ATGACCCCCGAGGTCAGGCAGGCACCGGCAACCGAGGGCGGGTTCACCCTGTTCGAGGATCTGGAGCTCCACATGCAGTTCGCGCCGGTGTGCCGGCTGACCGACGGGGCGCTGGCCGCCGTCGAACTGCAACTGCGTGGGCCGTCGGGAACCCGGCTGGGCACCGCGGAAGCGCTTCGTCGAGCCGCGCGGCTGATGGAACAACACCACACCATCGATCGCAGACGCCGCGACATGGCGCGCAGCGTGCAGGCGCAATCGGTGGCCAAGATCGTGCCGCTGCTCGTCGGGCTGGATCTCGAGCTGTTCGACGAACTCGGCGATGACACCGTCGAAGCGCTCGAACGCCACGTGATGGTGGTGTTACCGAGCGCGGTCGAGCGCAGCCCGCAACGCACCCTCGCGCGCGTCGCCAAGGCGCGCGCGGCGGGCAAGGTGATCTGCGTCGACGGGCTGTCCAGCAGCGACCACGCCGCAACACTGCTGACGCTGATCGAGCCCGATATCGTCGTCACCGCGGCCGATCTCCTCGACCAGAACTCCAACCCGGAGTCGGCCCAGCTTGCGCACACGCTTGCCGCCCACACCGAACGCAGTCAGGCGGTGGTGGTCGCCGAGGGCGTCGACGACGAGGCCCGTCGGGTCATCGCGATGACGATGGGGGCATCATTCGGCATCGGGGCCCTCTATCCGTCGGTCGAGAACCCGTCGGCGCTTCGCACCTCCACGGTCGTACCGCTGCCGGAGATGCCGGTGTGGTCCACACCCGCCCCGGATCAACACACGCCGTATGCGATCGCCGCGGCATCACTCGTCCCGCGCCTGGGAGACAAGCGGCTGCTGATCGAGATGAGCAAGGCGCTCGAACACCAGGCCGCCATCGGAGGCGCGTCGATCGTGCTCGGCACCTTTCAGCATGCCGAGCACTTCACTCGCCGCACCGCCGACCGGTGGCGTGACATGTCGGAGCAGACCGGGCTCGCGGGCGTGTACGGCGTCGGTCTGCCCGACGTCCGGGACGGCAACGTGCATCGGGCGCCCCTCGATCCCGACGACGACCTGGTGAACGAATGGAACGTCGCCGTCCTCGGTCCGCACTTCGCCGCACTGCTGTCTGCACGCGATCTGCACAGCGGCGCAAGCGATCTCGACCGCACGTTTGACTTCGTGCAGAGTTACGATCGGCTCACCGTCACCCAAGCCGTGCACTCGATTCTGCGGCGTTTCGACTGA
- a CDS encoding arabinosyltransferase domain-containing protein yields MPVTAPNAASDVAQPRARVSAGTARTVAIVAGIVGAVLCVITPFLPVESTDASFEWPQGQQLSAESSSVVAPLIAQTPQSVDATIPCSVLASAPVGEVLTTMPTDAPRSRSSALYVTAGSDSVSVTFRNTLAASTPRETLSQCSDLRIFSRPSGPGAQFVGLGEPTTLPPDKRPQVDGIFSNLSGAQAAAAGDDGLRVHVEIDNRYVSSPTALKLVVMVLAVIAVLVALVALGLLDRIHGYHRRIGQRTRSRWRLAVPGPADIVVTGTLLVWTVLGAGTADDGYILNMGRTADASGYLANYYRWYGIPEAPFDWYYSFLAHWSAISPSLLWMHIPPLLAGLASWFVLSRVLLPRLGGAVRRSGWAIWAAALVFLAFWLPFNSGLRSETMIVLGSVLTWWAAEQAIATRRLLPAALAAIAAGFTLALAPHGVIAIAILLVSARPLLHVLLDRRRESGTVALLAPITAAGLLVLVVVFRDQTLATVLEAMKIRYQVGPVISWHQEYLRYYFISVTTDDGSLTRRVPVLLLLAALIVTVAVLLRRTRIRGVDPGPAWRLVGAVGVTLLLLAFTPTKWTIQFGIFAGLAAALAATATLAVAQSAARSARNLTVFISGLLFALAAATAGYNSWPFAYEYAISWFDRAPVLAGRPVSTMFLILAVIAAAIAVWQHLRLDYVENKGLAHAGEGPDESRADRRRLFLASSPIAVVAGLMVIAEVLVFAKAAVTRYPATTVLAENLDAIGGNTCGMATEVLVEPDPNAGMLQPADDQSLSAALSGADPVGFTPGGIPNDLLPDPGNQRPGQMNVSASFSRPFAITGGLGAGTTGGRGPRTVNGSTAALPYGLDPATTPVLGSYGYPGEARMTTGWYELPADRAVSPLLVFSVAGAVSTIDTFGVRIFGQQLVVQFGRPGPDGEFVQLGPDVLPIDPGPVITNRPWRNLRIPMSSAPPRATVMRLDLADNNLGRDQFIAVTPPRAPRLQTLQQVVGSQAPTLIDFIVAAHFPCQRPLRISNGVAEVPQWRIMGDYPFTNSQSKTWQAGADGGLLSISESTTSAQAVPTYLKDDWTREWGALERLTPLVPDAADVALDTTQSTQWGWSRTGSIRVEPQSDD; encoded by the coding sequence GTGCCTGTGACAGCCCCGAACGCTGCGTCCGACGTGGCGCAGCCCAGAGCCAGGGTGTCCGCGGGCACCGCACGCACGGTGGCGATCGTCGCCGGCATCGTCGGGGCCGTCCTGTGCGTAATCACCCCGTTCCTGCCGGTCGAATCCACCGACGCCTCCTTCGAGTGGCCGCAGGGCCAGCAACTGTCTGCCGAATCGTCGTCGGTGGTGGCGCCGCTGATCGCGCAGACCCCACAATCGGTCGACGCGACCATCCCGTGCAGCGTGCTCGCCTCCGCACCGGTCGGCGAAGTGCTGACGACGATGCCGACCGACGCCCCCCGGAGCAGGTCGTCGGCCCTCTACGTCACCGCCGGCTCCGACAGCGTGTCGGTGACCTTCCGCAACACTCTCGCGGCCAGCACGCCGCGTGAGACGCTGTCGCAATGCAGTGACCTACGAATCTTCTCCCGGCCGTCCGGTCCCGGCGCGCAATTCGTCGGACTCGGCGAGCCGACGACCCTGCCGCCGGACAAACGCCCGCAGGTCGACGGCATCTTCTCCAACCTGTCCGGCGCACAGGCCGCGGCTGCGGGAGACGACGGCTTGCGGGTGCATGTCGAGATCGACAACCGCTACGTCAGCTCACCGACCGCGCTGAAACTGGTCGTGATGGTGCTCGCGGTGATCGCCGTGCTGGTGGCGTTGGTCGCGCTCGGGCTCCTCGACCGCATCCACGGCTATCACCGCCGGATCGGACAGCGCACCCGCTCACGATGGCGGCTCGCCGTGCCCGGCCCCGCCGACATCGTCGTCACCGGAACGTTGCTCGTGTGGACCGTGCTGGGCGCCGGTACCGCCGACGACGGCTACATCCTGAACATGGGGCGCACCGCCGACGCCTCTGGTTACCTCGCGAACTACTACCGCTGGTACGGCATCCCCGAGGCGCCGTTCGACTGGTACTACAGCTTCCTGGCGCACTGGTCGGCCATCTCCCCGTCGCTGCTGTGGATGCACATCCCGCCCCTGCTGGCCGGGCTGGCTTCGTGGTTTGTGCTCAGCCGCGTCCTGCTGCCCCGACTCGGCGGGGCGGTGCGCCGCAGCGGCTGGGCGATCTGGGCCGCCGCGCTGGTCTTCCTCGCCTTCTGGCTGCCGTTCAACAGCGGCCTGCGCAGCGAGACGATGATCGTGCTCGGCTCGGTGCTCACCTGGTGGGCGGCCGAACAGGCCATCGCCACCCGACGGTTGCTGCCCGCCGCGCTCGCCGCGATCGCCGCCGGCTTCACTCTGGCGCTGGCCCCGCACGGTGTGATCGCGATCGCCATCCTGCTGGTGTCGGCACGGCCGCTGCTGCATGTCCTGCTCGATCGTCGTCGCGAGTCGGGCACGGTGGCGTTGCTGGCGCCGATCACCGCGGCCGGGCTGCTGGTGCTGGTGGTGGTGTTTCGGGACCAGACCCTGGCCACCGTGCTGGAGGCGATGAAGATCCGCTACCAGGTGGGTCCGGTGATCAGCTGGCATCAGGAGTACCTGCGCTACTACTTCATCTCGGTGACCACCGACGACGGCTCCCTCACCCGCCGGGTACCGGTGCTACTGCTGCTCGCCGCGCTGATCGTGACGGTGGCCGTCCTGCTGCGACGCACCCGTATCCGCGGGGTCGATCCCGGCCCCGCGTGGCGGCTCGTCGGCGCCGTGGGCGTCACGCTGCTGCTGCTGGCGTTCACCCCCACCAAGTGGACGATCCAGTTCGGCATCTTCGCCGGGCTCGCCGCGGCGTTGGCGGCCACCGCGACACTGGCGGTGGCCCAGTCGGCGGCACGGTCGGCCCGCAACCTGACCGTGTTCATCTCGGGCCTGCTGTTCGCGCTGGCCGCTGCGACGGCCGGCTACAACTCGTGGCCGTTCGCCTACGAGTACGCCATCTCCTGGTTCGACCGCGCCCCGGTGCTGGCCGGCCGGCCGGTGTCGACGATGTTCCTGATCCTGGCGGTCATCGCCGCGGCGATCGCGGTGTGGCAGCACCTGCGGTTGGACTACGTGGAGAACAAGGGTCTCGCGCACGCCGGCGAGGGACCCGACGAGAGCCGTGCCGACCGGCGGCGACTGTTTCTGGCGTCCTCACCGATCGCGGTGGTCGCCGGTCTGATGGTGATCGCCGAGGTGCTGGTCTTCGCCAAGGCTGCGGTCACCCGCTACCCGGCGACCACGGTGCTCGCCGAGAATCTCGATGCCATCGGTGGCAACACCTGCGGCATGGCCACCGAGGTGCTGGTGGAACCGGACCCCAATGCGGGCATGCTGCAGCCGGCTGATGACCAGTCGCTTTCTGCCGCGTTGAGCGGCGCCGACCCGGTGGGCTTCACCCCCGGCGGCATCCCGAACGACCTGCTGCCCGACCCAGGCAACCAGCGGCCCGGCCAGATGAACGTGTCGGCCAGTTTCTCGCGGCCGTTCGCGATCACCGGAGGTCTCGGTGCCGGCACCACCGGTGGGCGTGGCCCGCGCACCGTGAACGGGTCGACGGCCGCATTGCCCTACGGCCTGGACCCGGCCACCACCCCGGTGCTCGGCAGCTACGGGTACCCGGGCGAGGCGCGGATGACCACCGGTTGGTACGAGCTGCCCGCCGACCGCGCGGTGTCCCCGCTGCTGGTGTTCAGCGTCGCGGGGGCGGTCTCCACCATCGACACCTTCGGGGTCCGCATCTTCGGGCAGCAGCTGGTGGTGCAGTTCGGCCGGCCCGGCCCGGACGGGGAATTCGTTCAGCTGGGCCCGGATGTGTTGCCGATCGATCCCGGACCGGTGATCACCAACCGGCCGTGGCGCAACCTGCGCATCCCGATGAGTTCCGCACCGCCGCGCGCCACCGTGATGCGATTGGATCTGGCCGACAACAACCTGGGCCGCGACCAGTTCATCGCCGTCACACCGCCGCGCGCACCGCGCCTGCAGACGTTGCAGCAGGTGGTCGGGTCGCAGGCGCCGACCCTGATCGACTTCATCGTCGCCGCGCACTTCCCGTGCCAGCGACCGCTGCGGATCAGCAACGGGGTGGCCGAGGTGCCGCAGTGGCGCATCATGGGCGACTATCCGTTCACCAACTCGCAGTCGAAGACGTGGCAGGCCGGGGCCGACGGTGGGCTGCTGTCGATCTCCGAGTCGACGACGTCGGCGCAGGCCGTGCCGACGTACCTGAAGGACGACTGGACGCGGGAATGGGGTGCGCTGGAACGGCTCACGCCGCTGGTCCCGGACGCCGCCGACGTCGCGCTGGACACAACGCAATCGACGCAATGGGGCTGGTCGCGCACCGGTTCGATCAGGGTGGAGCCGCAATCCGATGACTGA
- a CDS encoding type II toxin-antitoxin system VapC family toxin gives MLVVDASCLFEVVADTPRADDIRARLAADTDHAAPEVIDVEVLGVIRAQYLRGRMDDTAAVLAVDDLQDWPGERHSHRWMLDRVWDLRDSVRGWDAFYVTLAEAMDATLITMDARLARAHGPRCRIEVLGQ, from the coding sequence ATGCTCGTCGTTGACGCGTCATGCCTGTTCGAGGTGGTCGCCGACACGCCGCGCGCCGACGACATCCGCGCGCGTCTCGCAGCGGACACCGACCATGCCGCACCCGAGGTGATCGATGTCGAGGTACTCGGAGTGATTCGCGCCCAATACCTTCGGGGGCGAATGGACGACACGGCGGCAGTATTGGCGGTCGACGATCTGCAGGACTGGCCGGGTGAACGGCACTCACACCGGTGGATGCTCGACCGTGTGTGGGACCTGCGCGATTCGGTTCGCGGCTGGGATGCCTTCTACGTCACGCTCGCCGAGGCCATGGATGCCACCTTGATCACCATGGACGCGCGCTTGGCGCGAGCGCACGGCCCACGGTGTCGGATCGAGGTGCTCGGGCAGTGA
- a CDS encoding FitA-like ribbon-helix-helix domain-containing protein yields the protein MPKTVQIRDIDDDVYAALARRAAEEGISVPELLRREAARLASRPSVAEWLRRTGRRPSQISTADALSSLDDWRGQWPDARR from the coding sequence ATGCCCAAGACGGTGCAGATCAGAGACATCGATGACGATGTGTATGCCGCGTTGGCCCGCCGCGCCGCAGAGGAGGGGATCAGCGTGCCGGAGTTGCTCCGTCGGGAAGCCGCACGGTTGGCGTCGCGGCCGTCGGTCGCCGAGTGGTTGCGACGCACCGGGCGCCGCCCATCGCAGATCTCGACCGCAGATGCCTTGAGCTCGCTCGATGACTGGCGCGGACAGTGGCCCGATGCTCGTCGTTGA
- a CDS encoding Dps family protein, whose translation MTSFTAPGLSAESATTVSACLQERLSALNDLHLTLKHIHWNVVGANFIGVHEMIDPQVDLVRGYADTLAERIATLGSAPRGTAKAIEDDRSWGDYSIGRDTAQAHLGALDLVYDGFITSHRAAIEQIGKLDPITEDILIGQTAELEKFQWFVRAHLESYTGELANAGQSSETAAAAAARSAG comes from the coding sequence ATGACCTCATTCACCGCTCCCGGACTGTCCGCCGAATCAGCCACCACCGTGTCCGCTTGCCTGCAGGAACGCCTCAGCGCGCTCAACGATCTGCATCTGACGCTCAAGCACATCCACTGGAATGTGGTCGGCGCCAACTTCATCGGCGTCCACGAGATGATCGACCCGCAGGTCGATCTGGTCCGCGGCTACGCCGACACCCTCGCCGAACGGATCGCCACGCTGGGCTCCGCACCGCGCGGCACCGCCAAGGCCATCGAGGACGACCGCTCGTGGGGCGATTACTCGATCGGCCGCGACACCGCGCAGGCCCACCTGGGTGCCCTCGACCTGGTCTACGACGGGTTCATCACCTCCCACCGCGCCGCGATCGAGCAGATCGGCAAGCTCGACCCGATCACCGAGGACATCCTCATCGGCCAGACCGCCGAACTCGAGAAGTTCCAGTGGTTCGTCCGCGCCCATCTGGAGAGCTACACCGGCGAACTCGCCAACGCCGGGCAGTCCAGCGAGACCGCCGCCGCCGCTGCCGCCCGCTCGGCCGGTTGA